The Plasmodium knowlesi strain H genome assembly, chromosome: 14 region aatatatatatatactttttctCCACTCAAGCACAACACAGTGCAAGGTTTAAGGtgagaaaaatatcataGGAGTGTTCACTTATTTTCGATATTACaattcgtaaaaaaaaaaaaaaaaaaaaataccacaaAGTatgtaccaaaaaaaaatgcacacaaaaaatggggCACTATTTTTGTGTCCGGTGTGTCCATTACGGGTACCCCCATTGGGGGAGATAGACTTTTACAGGGAGTGGCAACTCTAATGTACGGTGGGATTTTTCCCAATTTGCCGCATAACCACAAATGATAAATTTTACagaaaatttttctaaaaggtaacaaaaaaaaaatatatatatataataaataacaaATAAATGTGAAACCTAAACGCAAGTGCGATCTTGATCGTTATATCCCTGCGCGGATTCACAGGAAGACCGTCGAGAACCTTTTCCGCTTCACAGAAGGCACTATATCcgcttctttcctctttttgaaGCTCAAAAAATTCTTTAGAAAGCCAAAAAGAGAATTCTCCATCTGCATATTCAACTTACTAGGGTTTGTATAAAAAGTTTGCGGCTTCGCGAATGAGTCATTGCCAAAGCTGTAATGATACACATTCGAGTATTGCTTCAAATTCTCACACAAATGGTTGTTCAGCAAAATTATTTCGTAAAATATGTGGTTAGCCATGTACATCTCCTTCTTATTCAGGgtgttcatatttatttgGTACTTGTTTGGCAGGCACTCCTGGAGGCTGAACAGGTTTTTGGTTGTATTCAGTTGCAGCGCCGCATCGGTCGCTTGCAATGGGTTGATGTCCTTCTCTGTTACTTGCAGTTTCGCGCACAGAGGATTATCTACCGTGTTAGGCGCATCGATTTGATGATCACCCTCGTCATTCCCATGCGCATTATCATCTGCACTACCATCTTCACCGCGCAACATTTTATAATTGCCCTTCAACATTTcgacgattttttttttttcaaaatttttcccCAAATTTTCATAGCAGAATAAATCCTCCTTAATTTCTAGGTTCATAAAAACTGTTGCAGAAAGAGACATGGCGTCTTTTAATTCGCTTTGGAAATAACTCATCGAGTCATACACCACGCTGAGTATGTTTATCGACACGTTGTAGGAGGTCAGACAAGCTACTCTCAATAGCTTCTTCAAAAAGGATATGACGTAGTGCAATGGGATCATTTGATTTTTTATAGATGcgtgaattatttttaagaatCTCGTGTCGGCGTAATAGAAGCTCGCTGGCGTTATCAACTCGAACAGCCTCTTGTAGTAATCTGTGTACATATTATCGTTCAACTTGTTCTCCCCTTCGGCTGTTCCCTTTTGTTGGGAGGAAATTCCATATTCGCTTagatcttcattttttccttcgcccTCCTCTTGGCTTTGTTCCTCGTTCAGCTCACCACCATTTCGATCACTatcatcctcctcttcgGCTTTACccatttctccccccccttgtaCCAAATCTCCAACGTTTAACTCCGTCAAGATGTGAAACATGCCAGGCAGTGCAGCCAATGATGTGTACAACCCCCGAGATTTGTAAAAGGAGTAGTTGAAAAAGTCGATAAGGTAGAAAGGATTATTTGTATATGGAAATACAAACAGTGGAATAGAGTGCAACAACTGGAGAACCATAGAATGTCTGTGGTTAAAGGAGGTTATAAAATAGAACCAACAACTAGCATACAATCTTGCATAAATTCTTTTATCTACATTTTCacttataaataaatttttctttctgtttttcaatttgagttgtatttttttcttcctctttggaCTAATAATGTAATCTTCCACTTCATCGACGTCAAATTCTTCGTCGCTAAACCTTGAACGGTGCATTAGGTTTGCGTTGCGTAAAAAATTGGCACCCTCTTCTGTGTCGCTTCCACCCGTACTGCTCTCCCCATTGGGGGAAGATGCACCGTCGAATTCTTCGTCAGACGAATGCACAATACTGTCATCCGTATCGTAGTTGTGAAacgttttcttcatttctgccTTATCGTATgacattttctcttccttctttcggGAGATAcgtctcttcttccttttccccagTCCTCCAAACTCCTCGTCATTCAGGTCGAAGAACAATTCGTCAATTCTGCTTCTCTTCAGATAATCCTTCCTCCTAATATGGGCAtccttaattttcttttccggtTTTATGGAGTTAATTAAAATGCTAAATATAAGGAGATTTGTATTGGGGTTATCTCTCAACATGTCTTTATCTCCTCTTCCCAATTGCTCCTTCAGGGTGGATCCTCCATTGCCTCCTCTCTCTGCTGATAAATCATCTTCGCTTGCCGCACCATCGTCTCCGTAGAACTTGTCATCCCGCAGACCTTTCCTCAAAATGCAAAAGGCTTTCAAGATAGACAGAAAATAATAGTTTAAATCGTAATAAAAACACAAGtatattttgcaaatatattttatcgtGCTAATACTAATTTGATCGATTTTCAATAGATGGAAAActatttttctaaaaagtTTAATGGGAAAGGCTTTCTTCGAATTGCTCTGCATGTCGTTTTGTTTTATAAAATTCGGTCTGCCACCCCCCAATTGATGACTGCTGTTATTCGTTTCATTTTGAGGTGTGCCACTTCCATGGTTGCGAATTTCACTGTAGAGATTGATTCCCACCTGGCTAGTTCCCTTTCCCATTTCGCTAGTtacaattt contains the following coding sequences:
- a CDS encoding nucleolar complex protein 4, putative; this translates as MGKTATENNPCASVANDICALFTALQNDRSKKAILTNLTKLFLLLYNERMKRKLLYGSREETRCSGDDEDNASLRRIFKNDLIILDNGNREYTKYEEWLNECYDKFLNMLFELLSHSDEVLVTKSLSLLFGSLQFEAKIYNKIVTSEMGKGTSQVGINLYSEIRNHGSGTPQNETNNSSHQLGGGRPNFIKQNDMQSNSKKAFPIKLFRKIVFHLLKIDQISISTIKYICKIYLCFYYDLNYYFLSILKAFCILRKGLRDDKFYGDDGAASEDDLSAERGGNGGSTLKEQLGRGDKDMLRDNPNTNLLIFSILINSIKPEKKIKDAHIRRKDYLKRSRIDELFFDLNDEEFGGLGKRKKRRISRKKEEKMSYDKAEMKKTFHNYDTDDSIVHSSDEEFDGASSPNGESSTGGSDTEEGANFLRNANLMHRSRFSDEEFDVDEVEDYIISPKRKKKIQLKLKNRKKNLFISENVDKRIYARLYASCWFYFITSFNHRHSMVLQLLHSIPLFVFPYTNNPFYLIDFFNYSFYKSRGLYTSLAALPGMFHILTELNVGDLVQGGGEMGKAEEEDDSDRNGGELNEEQSQEEGEGKNEDLSEYGISSQQKGTAEGENKLNDNMYTDYYKRLFELITPASFYYADTRFLKIIHASIKNQMIPLHYVISFLKKLLRVACLTSYNVSINILSVVYDSMSYFQSELKDAMSLSATVFMNLEIKEDLFCYENLGKNFEKKKIVEMLKGNYKMLRGEDGSADDNAHGNDEGDHQIDAPNTVDNPLCAKLQVTEKDINPLQATDAALQLNTTKNLFSLQECLPNKYQINMNTLNKKEMYMANHIFYEIILLNNHLCENLKQYSNVYHYSFGNDSFAKPQTFYTNPSKLNMQMENSLFGFLKNFLSFKKRKEADIVPSVKRKRFSTVFL